A single Cannabis sativa cultivar Pink pepper isolate KNU-18-1 chromosome 7, ASM2916894v1, whole genome shotgun sequence DNA region contains:
- the LOC115698317 gene encoding adenylylsulfatase HINT1 isoform X2, with the protein MAAIPSFSLLRNSAATTARAFGAVRTYNHNFPKFIPFQTRRSYCHINAINNEEAAAKIAAVDADSGAPTIFDKIIAKEIPASVVYEDDKVLAFRDVNPQAPVHILVIPKLRDGLTQLGKVSYC; encoded by the exons ATGGCTGCAATTCCATCATTTTCGCTACTTAG GAATTCTGCGGCGACCACTGCAAGGGCTTTTGGGGCTGTCAGAACTTATAACCACAATTTTCCAAAGTTTATTCCTTTTCAAACAcgcag ATCCTACTGTCATATCAATGCTATAAACAATGAAGAAGCAGCTGCCAAGATAGCTGCAGTAGATGCTGACAGTGGAGCTCCAACCAT ATTTGACAAGATTATAGCTAAGGAAATCCCAGCAAGTGTTGTATATGAGGATGATAAGGTCTTGGCATTCCGGGATGTTAATCCACAGGCTCCTGTTCATATATTAGTCATTCCAAAGTTGAGGGATGGACTAACTCAGCTTGGAAAg GTTTCTTATTGCTGA
- the LOC115696822 gene encoding uncharacterized protein LOC115696822 — translation MYKVKKSFRLVWSSSPSLDPIVVVLANLEECASNLQKWHIDKYGNMKKKIIDAQLKVETLNNAPYRIAEAMNSLKNSEAFLDELLEQEEIYWQQRSQVDWLNEGDRNTKFFHAKASARKSNNTIKFMHVENGTRVTAKHEIAAAIHDYFAEIFTASTLDEDALITTLNAIPTTIATEMNVNLLKPFEVADVEVALHSMALDKSPGIDGMSPMFYQHNWVVVGNLVRAAVLSVLNDGADSTRLNKTLIALIPKIKKPQRMQDFRLISLCNVISKLVTKPLNWSMLLRKKTSGRKGIVSLKLDMSKAFDRVEWRFIERVMSKMGFPSEWSTLVMSCLRTNSLSFILNGEVTGSLTPSRGLRQDDSLLFCQENESSCLAIQRSLDIYHRASGQVLNPDKSVMSFSPNTTLAAQVFFHRQLQMPICECHGRYLDFPSYSRRD, via the exons ATGTACAAAGTAAAGAAATCATTTCGGCTAGTTTGGAGCTCTTCACCAAGTTTGGATCCAattgttgttgttcttgctaATTTAGAGGAGTGTGCCTCTAATCTACAGAAGTGGCATATTGATAAATATGGTAACATGAAGAAGAAAATTATTGATGCTCAATTAAAGGTGGAAACTCTAAATAATGCTCCTTACCGAATTGCTGAAGCAATGAATTCTTTGAAAAATTCTGAAGCTTTTCTTGATGAGTTGTTGGAACAAGAGGAGATCTATTGGCAGCAACGCTCTCAGGTCGATTGGTTAAATGAAGGGGATCGAAATACCAAGTTTTTTCATGCCAAAGCCTCGGCAAGGAAGTCTAATAATACAATTAAGTTTATGCATGTTGAGAATGGTACTCGGGTCACTGCTAAACATGAAATTGCAGCTGCAATCCACGACTACTTTGCTGAGATTTTTACTGCTTCAACATTAGATGAGGATGCCCTTATTACCACTTTAAATGCCATTCCTACAACAATCGCTACCGAGATGAATGTCAACCTTCTAAAACCATTTGAAGTCGCCGATGTTGAAGTAGCTCTGCACTCAATGGCACTAGACAAGAGCCCCGGTATCGATGGTATGTCTCCAATGTTCTATCAACACAATTGGGTTGTGGTTGGTAACTTAGTAAGAGCAGCTGTCTTAAGTGTTTTAAATGACGGGGCAGATTCTACAAGGCTCAACAAAACACTTATTGCACTTATTCCCAAGATCAAAAAACCACAGCGAATGCAAGACTTTCGTCTTATCAGCCTTTGTAATGTTATCTCCAAGCTTGTCACCAAA CCTTTGAATTGGTCAATgctattaagaaaaaaaacatcaGGGCGAAAAGGTATTGTATCTCTGAAATTGGACATGAGTAAAGCGTTCGATCGGGTTGAGTGGAGATTCATTGAGAGAGTCATGAGTAAGATGGGTTTTCCTAGTGAATGGAGTACACTTGTTATGAGCTGCCTGCGTACTAATAGCCTCtcctttattttaaatggtGAGGTCACGGGATCACTTACTCCATCAAGAGGGCTTCGTCAAG atgACAGCCTCCTTTTCTGTCAAGAAAATGAGTCTTCTTGCCTTGCAATTCAAAGATCTTTGGATATTTATCACAGAGCATCAGGTCAAGTTCTCAATCCAGACAAATCGGTTATGTCCTTCTCACCCAATACAACACTTGCTGCCCAAGTTTTCTTTCACCGACAACTGCAAATGCCAATCTGTGAATGCCATGGAAGATACCTTGATTTCCCATCTTACTCTCGGAGGGATTAA
- the LOC115698317 gene encoding 14 kDa zinc-binding protein isoform X1, producing MAAIPSFSLLRNSAATTARAFGAVRTYNHNFPKFIPFQTRRSYCHINAINNEEAAAKIAAVDADSGAPTIFDKIIAKEIPASVVYEDDKVLAFRDVNPQAPVHILVIPKLRDGLTQLGKAEPRQVEILGQLLYAAKIVAEKEGIVDGFRVVINNGPNACQSVYHLHLHVLGGRQLKWPPG from the exons ATGGCTGCAATTCCATCATTTTCGCTACTTAG GAATTCTGCGGCGACCACTGCAAGGGCTTTTGGGGCTGTCAGAACTTATAACCACAATTTTCCAAAGTTTATTCCTTTTCAAACAcgcag ATCCTACTGTCATATCAATGCTATAAACAATGAAGAAGCAGCTGCCAAGATAGCTGCAGTAGATGCTGACAGTGGAGCTCCAACCAT ATTTGACAAGATTATAGCTAAGGAAATCCCAGCAAGTGTTGTATATGAGGATGATAAGGTCTTGGCATTCCGGGATGTTAATCCACAGGCTCCTGTTCATATATTAGTCATTCCAAAGTTGAGGGATGGACTAACTCAGCTTGGAAAg GCTGAACCAAGGCAGGTGGAAATACTGGGTCAACTTCTCTATGCTGCAAAAATAGTTGCGGAGAAAGAAGGTATTGTTGATGGGTTTCGTGTAGTCATCAATAATGGTCCAAATGCCT GCCAATCAGTTTATCATTTGCACTTGCATGTCCTTGGAGGGAGACAGTTGAAATGGCCACCTGGTTGA